Proteins found in one Pectobacterium atrosepticum genomic segment:
- a CDS encoding ABC transporter permease has translation MMREWKALWRDRWGMALALWLPLFTMLIAWWTLSGAIVRELPIGLIDLDNSTMSRQFARELDASSSFNLNHQFSTVAEGATSLRGGEIYALVVIPRHFERDIRLGTSPTITAWNNGQFVLIAKVINSALSLVAGTFNGQIAVVQALSQGAAVPEAKGLAVPIGGQITALFNQNANYAQFLLNAIIPSIWSVLLALYGLNTLAREDRHGSRWIPENHTTAISSKFLTHWLIGWAWGGIWSYGLYSLLNYPLNGSPLLLLISIGLTAGACVALGMAFYALIRDPARAVSIVGALMAPGLAFMGITFPAAAMETFATFWRQLLPVAHYGDISIAITSYGAGIAQIAPALMALALFWLLLPLTLWRYRPGNKEATC, from the coding sequence ATGATGCGTGAATGGAAGGCCCTGTGGCGCGATCGTTGGGGAATGGCCCTAGCGCTCTGGCTGCCTCTTTTCACCATGTTGATTGCCTGGTGGACGCTATCTGGTGCCATTGTCCGCGAACTCCCCATCGGCCTGATCGATCTGGACAACAGCACGATGTCACGCCAGTTCGCCCGAGAGTTGGATGCCTCATCCTCTTTCAACCTGAACCACCAGTTCTCAACGGTGGCCGAAGGCGCAACGTCATTACGCGGAGGCGAGATCTACGCGCTGGTCGTGATTCCACGCCACTTTGAGCGTGATATCCGCCTGGGAACGTCACCCACCATTACCGCCTGGAATAACGGGCAGTTTGTGCTGATTGCCAAAGTCATCAACAGTGCTTTATCGCTGGTGGCAGGCACCTTTAATGGACAAATTGCCGTGGTGCAGGCTCTGTCTCAGGGGGCGGCGGTTCCCGAGGCCAAAGGGCTGGCGGTGCCGATTGGCGGGCAGATCACCGCACTGTTTAACCAGAATGCAAACTACGCCCAGTTTTTGCTGAACGCGATTATCCCTTCGATCTGGTCGGTACTTCTTGCGCTATACGGCCTGAATACATTGGCTCGAGAGGATCGTCATGGGTCACGCTGGATACCTGAGAACCATACTACTGCTATCAGCTCTAAATTCCTGACGCACTGGCTGATCGGCTGGGCATGGGGCGGCATCTGGAGTTATGGGCTGTATAGCCTGCTTAATTACCCACTCAATGGTTCACCGTTGTTGCTACTTATCTCGATCGGCCTGACCGCAGGCGCCTGCGTCGCACTGGGCATGGCCTTCTATGCGCTGATTCGCGACCCGGCACGCGCCGTCTCCATTGTAGGGGCCTTAATGGCTCCCGGGCTGGCGTTCATGGGAATCACCTTTCCGGCAGCAGCGATGGAGACATTTGCCACATTCTGGCGGCAGTTACTGCCCGTCGCCCACTATGGCGATATCTCGATTGCCATCACCAGCTATGGTGCAGGGATCGCTCAGATCGCACCCGCGCTGATGGCGCTCGCCCTATTCTGGCTGCTGCTGCCACTTACGCTATGGCGCTATCGGCCGGGTAACAAGGAGGCGACATGCTGA
- a CDS encoding HlyD family efflux transporter periplasmic adaptor subunit has translation MTQSPSSSRSTRKWILQAILVIVVVWIAYRFWLAYQPEPIRLQGQIEAQQYSVSSKVPGRIADVRVEKGQQLDVGDLVFTLLTPELDAKLEQAKAGEAAAGAVALEAKTGAREQQIAAAKDQWQKAKAGSELSNKTYLRVQNLYQEGVLPLQKRDEAKASWDAARYTEGMAWQEYQMALEGTRKETLVAAEEKARMAAGSVAEVEAYLAEARVVSPHSGEVSNVLLRNGEIAPQGFPVVTLLDMSDIWIQLAVREDLLERFAMGTEFEARIPALNNQTFRFKVSYVSVMGDFATWRATDTRQGFDMRTFEVEARPVQPISGLRVGMSALVEM, from the coding sequence ATGACACAGTCCCCCTCTTCTTCGCGTTCGACGCGCAAATGGATCCTTCAGGCCATCCTGGTGATTGTGGTGGTCTGGATAGCGTATCGCTTCTGGCTTGCTTACCAGCCCGAACCTATACGGTTACAAGGGCAAATCGAAGCGCAGCAGTATTCAGTCTCTTCAAAAGTGCCGGGCCGTATTGCTGATGTGCGAGTAGAAAAAGGCCAGCAGCTCGACGTTGGCGATCTCGTTTTCACGCTCCTGACACCAGAACTGGATGCCAAGCTGGAACAGGCGAAAGCAGGTGAAGCCGCGGCAGGTGCAGTCGCGTTAGAGGCTAAAACAGGCGCACGTGAGCAGCAGATCGCCGCAGCAAAAGATCAGTGGCAAAAAGCCAAAGCCGGTTCAGAGCTCAGCAATAAAACCTATCTGCGCGTGCAAAATCTCTATCAGGAAGGCGTGCTGCCGCTGCAAAAACGGGATGAAGCCAAAGCCTCGTGGGATGCCGCGCGCTACACCGAAGGGATGGCCTGGCAGGAATACCAAATGGCGCTAGAAGGCACCCGCAAAGAAACACTGGTTGCCGCAGAGGAAAAAGCCCGCATGGCCGCGGGTTCCGTGGCCGAAGTGGAAGCCTATCTGGCAGAAGCGCGCGTCGTCAGTCCGCACTCAGGTGAAGTCAGCAATGTGCTGCTACGCAACGGCGAAATTGCGCCACAGGGTTTTCCCGTGGTCACGCTGCTGGACATGAGCGACATCTGGATACAGTTAGCAGTGCGTGAGGATCTCCTTGAGCGTTTTGCGATGGGCACCGAGTTTGAGGCGCGCATCCCGGCGCTAAACAACCAGACATTCCGGTTTAAGGTGTCTTACGTTTCCGTCATGGGGGATTTTGCGACGTGGCGAGCAACGGATACCCGACAAGGGTTTGATATGCGTACGTTCGAAGTGGAAGCGCGGCCAGTTCAACCCATCAGCGGGCTGCGCGTTGGCATGAGCGCACTGGTAGAGATGTGA